Proteins encoded within one genomic window of Panicum virgatum strain AP13 chromosome 1N, P.virgatum_v5, whole genome shotgun sequence:
- the LOC120656515 gene encoding probable cytokinin riboside 5'-monophosphate phosphoribohydrolase LOGL2 isoform X2, which yields METKVDEEAPAVAAVPSRFRRICVFCGSSHGKKKSYQDAAIELGKELISGEMVGEVKVVADMHERKAEMARQSDAFIALPGGYGTLEELLEVIAWAQLGIHDKPVGLLNVDGYYNPLLSFIDKAVEEGFIKPTARNIIVLAPTPKELIQKLEGYSPQHEEIVPKMKWETEEVSYPQNYEIPRPKEGKTIVEPQRGSKLWM from the exons ATGGAGACCAAGGTCGACGAAGAGGcaccagcggtggcggcggtgccgTCACGGTTCAGGAGGATATGTGTCTTCTGTGGAAGCAGCCATGGCAAGAAGAAGAGCTACCAGGATGCTGCCATTGAGCTTGGAAAAGAGCTG ATATCAGGTGAGATGGTGGGGGAGGTGAAAGTGGTGGCTGATATGCACGAGAGGAAGGCTGAGATGGCCAGGCAGTCCGATGCCTTTATAGCATTGCCCG GAGGATATGGAACACTTGAAGAGCTGCTAGAAGTGATTGCATGGGCTCAACTTGGCATTCATGATAAACCG GTTGGGCTGCTGAATGTGGACGGCTACTACAACCCACTGCTGTCTTTTATCGACAAAGCAGTGGAAGAAGGGTTCATCAAACCAACTGCTCGGAATATCATCGTCTTGGCTCCAACTCCCAAGGAATTGATCCAGAAGCTAGAG GGGTACTCGCCTCAGCATGAGGAAATTGTGCCGAAGATGAAATGGGAGACGGAAGAGGTGAGCTACCCTCAGAACTACGAGATCCCGAGGCCAAAGGAGGGGAAGACGATCGTGGAACCGCAGCGGGGAAGCAAGCTGTGGATGTAG
- the LOC120656515 gene encoding probable cytokinin riboside 5'-monophosphate phosphoribohydrolase LOGL2 isoform X1 has translation METKVDEEAPAVAAVPSRFRRICVFCGSSHGKKKSYQDAAIELGKELVARNIDLVYGGGSVGLMGLVSQAVYNGGRHVIGVIPKTLMPREISGEMVGEVKVVADMHERKAEMARQSDAFIALPGGYGTLEELLEVIAWAQLGIHDKPVGLLNVDGYYNPLLSFIDKAVEEGFIKPTARNIIVLAPTPKELIQKLEGYSPQHEEIVPKMKWETEEVSYPQNYEIPRPKEGKTIVEPQRGSKLWM, from the exons ATGGAGACCAAGGTCGACGAAGAGGcaccagcggtggcggcggtgccgTCACGGTTCAGGAGGATATGTGTCTTCTGTGGAAGCAGCCATGGCAAGAAGAAGAGCTACCAGGATGCTGCCATTGAGCTTGGAAAAGAGCTG GTGGCAAGAAACATTGATCTAGTGTATGGAGGAGGGAGTGTAGGGTTGATGGGCCTGGTCTCTCAAGCAGTGTACAATGGAGGAAGGCATGTCATTGG GGTGATTCCCAAGACACTCATGCCTAGAGAG ATATCAGGTGAGATGGTGGGGGAGGTGAAAGTGGTGGCTGATATGCACGAGAGGAAGGCTGAGATGGCCAGGCAGTCCGATGCCTTTATAGCATTGCCCG GAGGATATGGAACACTTGAAGAGCTGCTAGAAGTGATTGCATGGGCTCAACTTGGCATTCATGATAAACCG GTTGGGCTGCTGAATGTGGACGGCTACTACAACCCACTGCTGTCTTTTATCGACAAAGCAGTGGAAGAAGGGTTCATCAAACCAACTGCTCGGAATATCATCGTCTTGGCTCCAACTCCCAAGGAATTGATCCAGAAGCTAGAG GGGTACTCGCCTCAGCATGAGGAAATTGTGCCGAAGATGAAATGGGAGACGGAAGAGGTGAGCTACCCTCAGAACTACGAGATCCCGAGGCCAAAGGAGGGGAAGACGATCGTGGAACCGCAGCGGGGAAGCAAGCTGTGGATGTAG
- the LOC120656516 gene encoding UDP-xylose transporter 1-like produces the protein MTAGFQLGVIGSLTLSVASSVAIVICNKALISTLGFPFATTLTSWHLMVTFCTLNVAQRLRFFEPKAIDGQTVVLFGLLNGTSIGLLNLSLGFNSIGFYQMTKLAIIPFTVLLETIFLKKRFSETIKFSLLVLLLGVGIASVTDLKLNFLGSILSGLAISTTCVGQILTNTIQRKLKVTSTQLLYQSAPYQAAILFATGPFVDQLLTSRSVFAHKYTFPVVGFIVLSCVIAVSVNFSTFLVIGTTSPVTYQVLGHLKTCLVLSFGYTLLRDPFTARNILGILVAIFGMALYSYFLVREGRKKAAGDALPVSQMPEKETEPLLASTKDGGDAKKANGVAHDC, from the exons ATGACCGCCGGTTTCCAGCTCGGTGTGATTGGGTCTCTCACACTCTCCGTCGCATCGTCGGTTGCCATTGTCATCTGCAACAAGGCCCTCATCAGCACCCTAGGGTTTCCATTCG CTACAACATTGACAAGCTGGCATCTCATGGTGACCTTCTGCACCCTTAACGTTGCGCAGCGCTTGCGCTTTTTCGAGCCAAAGGCAATTGATGGACAGACGGTGGTTTTGTTCGGGTTGCTGAATGGAACCTCAATTGGCCTTCTCAATCTTAGTTTAGGATTCAATTCCATCGGATTCTACCAG ATGACAAAGCTGGCCATAATACCCTTCACAGTGCTGTTGGAGACTATATTCCTGAAAAAAAGATTCAG TGAGACTATCAAGTTCTCTCTACTGGTCTTGCTACTTGGAGTTGGCATTGCTTCAGTCACCGACCTCAAGCTAAATTTTCTTGGGTCTATTCTTTCCGGCCTCGCCATCTCCACGACTTGTGTTGGCCAAATT CTCACAAACACAATACAGAGGAAGCTGAAGGTCACCTCGACGCAGCTCCTGTACCAATCCGCGCCTTACCAAGCAGCAATCCTGTTCGCGACCGGCCCCTTCGTGGATCAGCTCCTCACCAGCCGAAGCGTCTTCGCCCACAAATACACATTCCCAGTTGTG GGCTTCATCGTGCTGTCGTGCGTGATCGCGGTGTCGGTGAACTTCAGCACGTTCCTGGTGATCGGGACGACGTCGCCGGTGACGTACCAGGTGCTGGGGCACCTCAAGACGTGCCTGGTGCTGTCGTTCGGGTACACGCTGCTTCGCGACCCCTTCACCGCGCGCAACATCCTGGGCATCCTCGTCGCCATCTTCGGGATGGCGCTCTACTCCTACTTCTTGGTGCGCGAGGGCAGGAAGAAGGCCGCGGGCGACGCCCTCCCGGTGTCACAG ATGCCGGAGAAGGAGACGGAGCCGCTGCTGGCGTCGACcaaggacggcggcgacgccaAGAAGGCCAacggcgtagctcacgactgcTAG